The Triticum dicoccoides isolate Atlit2015 ecotype Zavitan unplaced genomic scaffold, WEW_v2.0 scaffold8277, whole genome shotgun sequence nucleotide sequence ATAGTTCAGTTGTGGGAAGTAAATAATAATTCAGTGCATATGTTATCATCTGATCAGGTGCTTCACACCTTAGGGATTTCATCTACTGAATGGACTTAACCAACAAGGACATAGAAGCACTCTTGGGTGGACATACTCTGGTAATGCCACAACGCCTTATTGTCGTATTCAGATCATTGTTCCTCAATCATAAGTTAAACCCTTGATCTGTATTGTACAGTTTTAGGAGAAAAGCTCCTCCGGATAGCTCGGGATTCGACTACACTTGGACAAAAGATCCTCTGAAGTTTGATAACTCCTACTTCATGTAAGCTTAATCGCCGCGGTTGTAGATTGCAACACGTTGGCTAAAGATTATATATAGCTGTAATGTCGTCAGTGCAACATTATGAAGTTGTACATCACTGGACTTCATCTTTTGTATATGCTGCAGTGAGCTTCTGAAAGGGGACTCCAACGGACTCATGAAGCTGCTTACAGACAAGGTTCTTGTGGAGGATCGAGCTTTCCATCGCTTAGTTGAATTATACGCAAAGGTAAAGAAGAGTTGAATTCATCTTCATTAGCTTGTTGGATATGTTGGCAGGACGCGTTCTTCAGGGACTACGCGAAGTCGCACAAGAAGCTTTCCAAGCTCTACTTTACTGGCGTGGACATGCAGAGACAAAGCCAAGAGGGCTGTCATAAGAACTATCATTGTCTTCCCAGTTGCGGTTGTCGTCATCGCCTGCGCTTACATCTTTGAATCAAAGAGAAGGCTCAGTGGTTAGACTGCAAGTCTCCATGTTTAGACGATTGCGATTCAGTTATGGGTTCTGAAGAACAAAGTTCATCGTCCATTGAGATGTTGTGCACTCGTAGTTGTAACTAATCTGTTGATACAGTGACGATGCTACCATCCATGtaatactagtacaaatgcccgtgcgttgcaacgggcgatAAAATTAATAGAACCTGCCCTGTGTGTCATTCCGCAACATTTCTTATATACAATTTTGACGAATGTCAGAAATAATGTAGCTATTGGAAATCA carries:
- the LOC119348043 gene encoding L-ascorbate peroxidase 1, cytosolic-like, giving the protein MKLVPSRFENFGEQIDCSSTAYRMMEKRSVEKNIWLELEREGFHLLNGLNQQGHRSTLGFRRKAPPDSSGFDYTWTKDPLKFDNSYFIELLKGDSNGLMKLLTDKDAFFRDYAKSHKKLSKLYFTGVDMQRQSQEGCHKNYHCLPSCGCRHRLRLHL